Proteins encoded in a region of the Panicum hallii strain FIL2 chromosome 3, PHallii_v3.1, whole genome shotgun sequence genome:
- the LOC112884809 gene encoding uncharacterized protein LOC112884809 encodes MTTAAGMPGSPVGSAAAAAAGGPAAPEVAARDAVIGWFRGEFAAANAMIDALCGHLAQIGGGGAEYEAAFAALHRRRVNWFPVLHMQKFYPVADVTAELRRVADARAAAAAAAGSCCYSEEEEAASTVIHEPMEDLPAEPEPDPEPEPEPEAEQDPVQQDPADGAVVNPAADAEYHHEADAEVDSSGDSSERKAASTEDDTAADGHHTDQGSQGEHSLPESYPICSDHEECIARPERIKIQKGFVAKESVKGHMVNVVKGLKIYEDVFTTSEIMKVADFINEIRQAGRNGELSGETFIFFNKQIKGNKREIIQLGVPLFQPTTEEANCHIEPIPLVLQAVIDHLVLWRLIPESRKPNSVIINFFDEDEHSQPYFKPPHLDNPISTLLLSETTMAFGRSLVTDSNGNYKGPLTLSLKQGSLLVMRGNSADMARHVVCPSSNRRVSITFARVRPSTPVDLSPLPSPTKAMTPWQPQPAAAAHVAAPACLAQKAPVSGAIIGYAPAPQAVLAPAAWGMAVRAPMMMVAAAPARPMVMASSGAAGGNVGKRMGRSGTGVFLPWTVGPKRYNKHLPPRIQKRRFSAMMSPIEAQG; translated from the exons ATGACGACGGCGGCGGGCATGCCGGGGTCGCCGGTGGgctcggccgcggccgcggcggcgggcggccccGCGGCGCCGGAGGTGGCGGCGAGGGACGCGGTGATCGGGTGGTTCCGCGGCGAGTTCGCGGCGGCCAACGCCATGATCGACGCGCTGTGCGGCCACCTCGCGcagatcggcggcggcggggccgagtACGAGGCCGCCTTCGCcgcgctccaccgccgccgcgtcaACTGGTTCCCCGTCCTCCACATGCAGAAGTTCTACCCCGTCGCCGACGTCACCGCCGAGCTGCGCCGCGTCGCggacgcccgcgccgccgcggccgcggccgcggggtCATGCTGCtactccgaggaggaggaggccgcgtCCACGGTGATCCACGAGCCCATGGAGGACCTCCCTGCCGAGCCGGAGCCCGACCCCGAGCCAGAACCGGAGCCGGAGGCCGAGCAGGATCCCGTACAACAGGATCCGGCCGACGGCGCCGTCGTCAACCCCGCCGCAGACGCGGAGTACCACCACGAGGCGGACGCGGAGGTAGATTCCTCGGGAGATTCGTCGGAGCGGAAGGCCGCCTCCACGGAAGACGACACCGCCGCTGACGGAC ATCATACTGATCAAGGATCTCAAGGAGAACACAGCCTACCAGAGAGCTATCCCATCTGCTCTGACCATGAGGAGTGCATTGCCCGTCCCGAGAGGATCAAGATCCAGAAAGGTTTTGTGGCCAAGGAGTCCGTGAAGGGGCACATG GTTAACGTCGTGAAAGGCTTGAAGATATATGAAGATGTGTTCACAACATCGGAGATCATGAAAGTCGCGGATTTCATCAATGAAATTCGTCAGGCTGGCAGAAATGGAGAACTTTCAG GTGAGACCTTCATATTCTTCAACAAGCAGATCAAAGGAAACAAGAGGGAGATCATTCAGCTTGGTGTCCCATTATTTCAACCTACCACAGAGGAAGCCAATT GTCACATAGAACCAATCCCCCTCGTTCTGCAGGCTGTCATTGACCACCTTGTTCTTTGGCGTTTAATACCAGAAAGCAGGAAACCAAACAGTGTCATCATCAACTTCTTCGATGAG GATGAACACTCGCAACCCTACTTCAAGCCTCCTCATCTGGACAACCCAATTTCCACTCTTCTGCTGTCTGAGACTACAATGGCATTTGGCAGGTCACTCGTCACTGACAGCAACGGCAACTACAAGGGACCCCTCACACTCTCACTAAAGCAAGG GTCCCTCCTAGTCATGCGTGGGAACAGCGCCGACATGGCGCGCCACGTGGTGTGCCCGTCGTCCAACCGGCGCGTGAGCATCACGTTCGCTCGCGTGAGGCCGTCCACGCCGGTGGACCTGAGCCCGCTCCCGTCGCCCACCAAGGCCATGACGCCCTGGCAGCCGcagccggccgcggccgcccatGTGGCGGCGCCCGCGTGCTTGGCGCAGAAGGCCCCAGTCAGCGGCGCCATCATCGGGTACGCCCCGGCGCCGCAGGCCGTGCTGGCGCCGGCCGCGTGGGGCATGGCCGTGCGCGCCCCTATGATGATGGTGGCTGCGGCGCCCGCGCGGCCCATGGTGATGGcctcctccggcgccgccggcggcaaCGTCGGCAAGCGGATGGGCAGAAGCGGCACCGGCGTGTTCCTGCCGTGGACGGTCGGGCCGAAGCGGTACAACAAGCACCTCCCGCCGCGCATCCAGAAGCGCCGGTTCTCGGCCATGATGTCGCCCATCGAGGCGCAGGGCTGA